The Candidatus Acidiferrales bacterium genome contains a region encoding:
- a CDS encoding STAS domain-containing protein: MTDREVSGVTVVDLDGRIVLGEESNSFRERVKSLLASNHKKIVLNMSNVTYIDSAGLGTLVATFHSARSQGGTLKLSNLGTKFKEVLQVTKLMTVFDVYDSEAAAVQSFGK, from the coding sequence ATGACTGATCGAGAAGTGAGCGGGGTCACTGTCGTGGACTTGGACGGACGAATTGTGCTGGGCGAAGAGAGCAATTCGTTCCGGGAGCGGGTGAAGAGCCTGCTGGCGAGCAATCACAAGAAAATCGTGCTGAACATGTCGAACGTCACGTACATCGACAGCGCCGGCCTGGGCACGCTCGTTGCGACGTTCCACAGCGCGCGCTCGCAGGGCGGGACGCTCAAGCTTTCGAATCTTGGGACGAAATTCAAGGAAGTCCTGCAAGTGACGAAGTTGATGACGGTCTTCGACGTCTACGACAGCGAAGCAGCCGCGGTGCAGAGCTTCGGCAAGTAA
- a CDS encoding cation diffusion facilitator family transporter, with the protein MHAHGHHAHGGDAHGHAAGSSAVLAGAMVATLALVVAEFAAGTLGHSIALISDGVHNLTDIPTILISWIAVRLSVRPPTPKKTYGYHRSGILAAFVNAIVLILVALYILIESYTRMRRPLEVQTGLMLWVAVFALGVNGGITLALVRGREDLNLRSILIHNFGDALSNVAIFAGALAIRWTGARWVDPAIGMAIGVMVLWSAVGILQESSHILLEGLPRDLRLEDVAQAILKVDNVQEVHDIHIWTIGTNLQALSCHVRIPDMHMEESEKILMAIQQRLAGEFHITHTTIQFERAGLPSDAGYFMPEPMRHS; encoded by the coding sequence ATGCATGCGCACGGGCATCACGCTCACGGAGGAGATGCGCACGGGCACGCCGCAGGATCAAGCGCGGTCCTCGCCGGCGCGATGGTGGCGACACTTGCGCTCGTCGTAGCTGAATTTGCGGCTGGCACGCTCGGCCATTCCATCGCGCTGATCAGCGACGGCGTACACAATCTGACCGACATACCAACGATTCTGATTTCCTGGATCGCCGTGCGATTGTCCGTGCGGCCGCCCACGCCGAAAAAAACCTATGGGTACCACCGCTCAGGAATTCTCGCGGCGTTCGTCAATGCGATCGTGCTGATTCTAGTGGCGCTGTATATCCTGATCGAATCTTACACGCGCATGCGCCGGCCATTGGAAGTGCAAACCGGACTGATGCTCTGGGTTGCCGTGTTTGCTCTGGGCGTCAATGGCGGAATCACGCTGGCGCTTGTGCGCGGGCGCGAGGACCTGAACCTTCGCAGCATTCTGATTCACAATTTCGGCGATGCGCTTTCCAACGTCGCGATTTTTGCCGGAGCGCTGGCGATTCGCTGGACGGGCGCGCGCTGGGTGGACCCCGCGATCGGCATGGCCATCGGCGTGATGGTGCTCTGGAGCGCCGTGGGAATCTTGCAGGAGAGCAGCCACATTTTACTCGAAGGCCTCCCGCGCGATTTGCGCCTCGAGGACGTGGCGCAAGCCATTCTTAAAGTGGATAATGTTCAGGAAGTGCACGACATCCACATCTGGACGATTGGAACGAATTTGCAAGCCCTTTCCTGCCATGTGCGGATCCCCGACATGCACATGGAAGAGAGCGAAAAAATTCTGATGGCCATCCAGCAAAGGCTAGCCGGCGAATTTCACATCACGCACACGACGATTCAATTCGAACGCGCAGGACTTCCCTCTGACGCGGGCTACTTCATGCCCGAGCCGATGCGCCATTCCTAG
- a CDS encoding MBL fold metallo-hydrolase, with protein MHRNVAKLTFWGVRGSIPTLDRGMWRYGGNTPCIDIAAPNGTRFILDCGTGLRMLGNHWSNSEGEHAEQAHVLVTHYHWDHIQGVPFFRPFYLPQNDFHFYSFQSKYLGRDSLRQVLEAQLARPYFPVDLTLMHARREFSEISGGTEFEVKGTKVKTQWLNHPQGCLGYRLETPAGTIVYATDNEPGIPEMDANLRRLAEGADVFINDAQCSPEQLASTRKGWGHSSWLESVKLARECGVKNLVLFHHDPDSSDRVVDGYLHAARQEFSNTWAATDGMAVHLCDKTAEFKLRESRVGQRRPVHFSATVSGHAKDGTRFQEYAVMKELNLRGGYMWLSHAPQLQSQIHIRVECGTAEQPNAVALRGSVVHCDAARKDDRVGVGVIFIDDSETALPFD; from the coding sequence ATGCATCGCAACGTCGCCAAGCTGACTTTTTGGGGAGTGCGTGGTTCCATTCCGACGCTCGACCGCGGAATGTGGCGCTACGGCGGAAATACGCCCTGCATCGATATCGCCGCGCCAAACGGGACTCGCTTCATTCTCGACTGTGGCACAGGCCTGCGCATGCTCGGAAATCATTGGTCGAATTCCGAAGGCGAACATGCCGAGCAAGCTCACGTTCTCGTCACGCACTATCACTGGGACCATATTCAAGGTGTCCCTTTTTTCCGCCCCTTTTATTTGCCGCAAAATGATTTTCATTTTTACAGCTTCCAATCCAAATATCTCGGCCGCGACAGCCTGCGGCAGGTGCTCGAAGCGCAACTGGCGCGCCCGTATTTTCCCGTGGACCTGACGCTTATGCACGCCCGCCGCGAATTTTCGGAAATTTCCGGCGGAACTGAATTTGAAGTCAAAGGGACGAAGGTGAAGACGCAGTGGCTGAATCATCCGCAGGGCTGCCTCGGCTACCGGCTGGAAACCCCCGCGGGAACCATTGTCTACGCGACCGACAACGAGCCCGGTATCCCGGAAATGGACGCAAATTTGCGCCGCCTTGCCGAAGGCGCCGACGTTTTCATCAACGATGCGCAATGCTCGCCCGAGCAGCTCGCTTCCACGCGAAAAGGCTGGGGCCATTCGAGCTGGCTGGAGAGCGTGAAACTGGCGCGTGAATGCGGCGTGAAAAATCTGGTGCTGTTTCATCATGACCCGGATTCCTCTGATCGCGTCGTGGACGGCTATCTGCATGCCGCTCGCCAGGAATTCTCGAATACCTGGGCTGCCACAGACGGCATGGCCGTGCATCTGTGCGACAAGACCGCGGAATTCAAGCTGCGCGAGTCACGCGTCGGCCAGCGCCGGCCGGTGCATTTTTCCGCCACGGTCAGCGGACACGCCAAGGATGGGACTCGCTTCCAGGAATACGCCGTGATGAAGGAATTGAATTTGCGCGGCGGCTATATGTGGCTTTCGCACGCTCCGCAACTGCAATCGCAAATCCACATTCGCGTCGAATGCGGCACGGCCGAACAACCCAACGCCGTCGCGCTCCGCGGATCAGTGGTTCATTGCGACGCCGCTCGAAAAGACGATCGCGTCGGAGTCGGCGTAATTTTCATCGACGACAGCGAGACGGCTCTCCCCTTCGACTGA
- a CDS encoding carboxymuconolactone decarboxylase family protein, with amino-acid sequence MADKLSDFEKLRAEMNEEILDCGHLGMKRFFALDHQAYESGALPEKTKELLGLVASAVLRCDDCVTYHLLRSAEVGWKRDEVIDALHVALIVGGSITIPHVRRAFARMREIPALKP; translated from the coding sequence ATGGCGGACAAACTTTCAGACTTCGAAAAACTCCGGGCGGAGATGAACGAAGAAATTCTCGACTGTGGCCATCTGGGCATGAAGCGCTTTTTCGCGCTCGACCATCAGGCCTATGAATCTGGCGCGCTGCCGGAAAAGACAAAAGAATTGCTCGGACTCGTCGCTTCCGCCGTGCTTCGCTGCGACGATTGCGTCACGTATCACCTGCTGCGCAGCGCTGAGGTTGGATGGAAGCGCGATGAAGTCATCGACGCGCTCCATGTCGCTCTGATTGTCGGCGGCTCGATCACCATTCCGCACGTGCGCCGCGCCTTTGCGCGCATGCGCGAAATTCCGGCGCTGAAGCCATGA
- a CDS encoding DUF2784 domain-containing protein, protein MRGRELQDARGRGGDATGYNWPLLRTTKGAAKCNSPDAMAGKIYIFAADTILIAHLLFISWVIFGAFFTGSRPRFAIVHILTIVYGIFAETTPLVCPLTLAENWCEARAGVSPYHGPFLLHYLDATVYPNVPLALLITVAVFVCAFNLGLYAWRFWRRGSLG, encoded by the coding sequence TTGAGAGGCAGGGAACTCCAGGACGCAAGAGGCCGCGGAGGCGATGCGACGGGCTATAATTGGCCATTGCTGCGCACCACAAAGGGCGCGGCGAAGTGCAATTCGCCAGATGCGATGGCCGGCAAGATCTACATTTTCGCAGCGGACACGATCCTGATCGCGCATTTGCTTTTCATCAGCTGGGTGATTTTCGGCGCATTCTTTACGGGCAGCCGGCCGCGGTTCGCGATCGTCCATATCCTGACGATCGTTTACGGCATTTTTGCGGAGACCACTCCTCTTGTTTGTCCCCTGACGCTGGCCGAAAATTGGTGCGAAGCTCGCGCGGGCGTTTCGCCTTATCATGGCCCGTTCCTGTTGCATTATTTGGACGCCACGGTTTATCCGAACGTGCCGCTTGCGCTGCTTATTACTGTCGCGGTTTTCGTCTGCGCATTCAATTTGGGCCTCTACGCATGGCGTTTCTGGCGGCGAGGCTCGCTCGGTTGA
- a CDS encoding PH domain-containing protein, translated as MGYIDKNLVPDETVIYETRLHWIVMLGHMIVGILLLALPGLILIVYALTQKGIAVGNAHLMEAGGAALLLCGVATIFAGMLRRNATEMAVTNRRVVIKKGLASRTTIEMLLNKVESIEVSETLFGRMLGYGTIVVIGTGGTPEPFQKVAHPLEFRSQVQQQIEKLH; from the coding sequence ATGGGCTACATCGATAAGAATTTGGTCCCGGACGAAACGGTGATTTACGAAACCCGGCTGCACTGGATCGTGATGCTCGGCCACATGATTGTGGGAATCTTGCTCCTGGCGCTCCCGGGACTGATCCTCATCGTTTATGCGCTGACGCAGAAAGGAATTGCCGTTGGGAACGCGCACCTGATGGAAGCCGGCGGCGCCGCATTGCTCCTTTGCGGCGTGGCGACGATTTTCGCGGGAATGCTGCGGCGGAACGCCACGGAAATGGCCGTGACGAACCGCCGCGTGGTCATCAAAAAGGGTCTGGCCAGCCGCACCACCATCGAAATGCTGCTGAATAAAGTGGAAAGCATCGAAGTCAGCGAGACACTCTTCGGCAGAATGCTCGGTTATGGAACGATCGTCGTGATCGGCACCGGCGGAACGCCTGAGCCGTTTCAGAAAGTCGCGCATCCTCTGGAGTTTCGCAGTCAGGTGCAGCAGCAGATCGAAAAGCTGCATTGA
- a CDS encoding FdhF/YdeP family oxidoreductase: MANETTSNGGGKHKELVSLVPYGLNERHPRAYKEILSTIWENRDQLGYAWRILNDGCCDGCSLGTTGMHDWTMDGVHLCALRLKLLRLNTMPAMDSRLLEDADALAKMRTRHLSRLGRLSVPMIRRRGDKGFRRIAWEEALKIAARGLCETDPRRLAWFLTSRGVTNEAYYAHQKVARFFGTNHVDTSARICHAPSTAGLMATVGCAATTCSYSDWIGADLLILIGTNLPNNQPVSTKYLYYAKQKGTKVFVVNPYFEPGLERYWVPSVAKSALFGTRFADDFFQVHIGGDIPFFYGVLKHLIENNWVDRAFVAERTAGWSDVEARVKSLPWEALERGSGLARADMLRFAQAFAKARHAIAVWSMGITQHRYGSDNVRAIVNLQLAKGNIGRPHTGLMPIRGHSGVQGGAEMGGQPSAYAMGLPVNDENAQRLAQPDLWGFVPPTWKGLTAAHMILAAERGEIDALWQSGGNFVDTLPEPERVKKAVGNIKLRIHQDIAVSSNMLVEPADTVLLLPTRTRYEQRGGGTETSTERRVIYSPEIPGPRLPETKDEWGIPVLVARQADPTRAAKIFSWKDTQEIRDEINRVCPAYNGIGNLRKKGDNFQYGGPRLLADRCSTPDGKAHFSVVELPEERVPPGHFLLATRRGKQFNSIIHAATDPLTGAAREDIFISPQDAERLGLTNGDAILVRNERGEFRGRARIDRVKPGSVQGHWPEMNVLIAAGCLDPSGVPDYNAVVEIIPASRAAETVPEAMTTA; the protein is encoded by the coding sequence ATGGCGAACGAAACGACGAGCAACGGCGGCGGGAAACACAAAGAGTTGGTGAGTCTCGTTCCTTACGGCCTGAACGAACGGCATCCTCGCGCCTACAAGGAAATTCTCAGCACAATCTGGGAAAACCGCGACCAACTGGGCTACGCATGGCGCATCTTGAACGACGGCTGCTGCGACGGCTGCTCGCTCGGCACCACGGGGATGCATGATTGGACGATGGATGGCGTGCATCTTTGCGCGCTGCGGCTCAAATTGCTGCGGCTGAACACCATGCCGGCAATGGATTCGCGCCTGCTGGAAGACGCCGATGCGCTCGCGAAAATGCGAACGCGGCACCTGTCGCGGCTCGGCCGGCTTTCCGTCCCGATGATTCGCCGGCGCGGTGACAAGGGATTTCGCCGCATTGCGTGGGAAGAGGCGCTGAAAATTGCAGCGCGGGGCCTCTGCGAGACGGATCCGAGGCGCTTGGCGTGGTTCCTGACCTCGCGCGGAGTGACCAACGAGGCGTATTACGCACACCAGAAGGTCGCGCGATTTTTTGGCACAAATCATGTGGATACCAGCGCGCGCATCTGCCACGCGCCGAGCACGGCCGGGCTGATGGCTACGGTCGGATGCGCGGCGACGACGTGCTCCTATTCGGATTGGATCGGCGCGGACCTGCTAATCCTGATTGGGACGAACCTGCCCAACAATCAGCCTGTGAGCACGAAATATCTTTATTACGCGAAGCAGAAAGGCACGAAAGTTTTTGTCGTGAACCCGTATTTCGAACCGGGCCTCGAGCGCTACTGGGTTCCTTCCGTGGCGAAGAGCGCGCTCTTCGGAACGCGTTTCGCCGACGATTTTTTTCAGGTCCACATCGGCGGGGACATTCCGTTCTTTTATGGCGTGCTGAAGCATTTGATCGAAAACAATTGGGTGGACCGCGCATTTGTCGCCGAGCGCACGGCGGGATGGAGCGACGTCGAGGCAAGAGTGAAGAGCCTCCCGTGGGAGGCCCTTGAGCGCGGCTCGGGCCTGGCGCGCGCCGACATGCTGCGATTCGCCCAGGCCTTCGCGAAGGCGCGGCACGCCATCGCCGTCTGGAGCATGGGAATCACGCAGCATCGCTATGGCAGCGACAACGTGCGCGCGATCGTGAATTTGCAGCTTGCCAAGGGCAATATCGGCCGACCGCACACGGGCTTGATGCCGATTCGCGGTCACAGCGGCGTGCAGGGAGGCGCGGAGATGGGCGGCCAGCCGTCCGCCTACGCGATGGGCTTGCCCGTGAACGACGAAAATGCGCAGCGTCTGGCGCAGCCGGATCTTTGGGGTTTTGTGCCGCCGACATGGAAAGGACTAACGGCGGCGCACATGATCTTGGCAGCGGAGCGTGGAGAAATCGATGCCCTCTGGCAGAGCGGCGGAAATTTTGTGGATACGCTCCCGGAACCGGAGCGCGTCAAAAAAGCCGTCGGAAATATCAAGCTTCGAATCCATCAGGACATCGCCGTCAGCTCCAACATGCTCGTCGAGCCGGCGGACACCGTGCTTCTGCTGCCCACGCGGACGCGTTATGAGCAGCGCGGCGGCGGCACGGAGACGAGCACGGAGAGGCGCGTCATCTACAGCCCGGAAATTCCCGGGCCGCGCCTTCCGGAAACCAAAGACGAGTGGGGAATTCCAGTGCTTGTGGCGCGCCAGGCCGATCCCACGCGCGCTGCGAAAATTTTCTCGTGGAAAGACACGCAGGAGATTCGCGACGAAATCAACCGCGTCTGCCCGGCATACAATGGCATTGGGAACCTGCGCAAGAAGGGCGACAATTTTCAGTATGGCGGGCCGCGGCTGCTCGCCGATCGTTGCTCGACGCCGGATGGCAAGGCCCATTTCAGCGTCGTCGAATTGCCCGAAGAACGCGTCCCTCCGGGGCATTTCCTGCTGGCGACGCGGCGTGGCAAGCAATTCAACAGCATCATTCACGCCGCAACGGATCCGCTCACGGGTGCGGCGCGCGAGGATATTTTCATTTCGCCGCAAGACGCGGAGCGCTTGGGCTTGACGAACGGCGATGCCATCCTCGTGCGCAACGAGCGCGGCGAATTTCGCGGACGCGCACGAATCGACCGCGTGAAGCCGGGCAGCGTGCAGGGCCACTGGCCCGAAATGAATGTTCTTATTGCTGCTGGATGCCTCGATCCAAGCGGTGTGCCGGACTACAACGCCGTCGTGGAAATCATCCCGGCATCGCGAGCGGCTGAAACGGTGCCCGAGGCTATGACGACCGCGTAG
- the fdhD gene encoding formate dehydrogenase accessory sulfurtransferase FdhD — protein MAAGPRDIDVTLIHEWAAGRVRAAQDYLAGEEPLEIRANGRALSVTMRTPGHDLELAAGFLFTEGIIQTRDQILSIAHAQECKAAERGNIVLVELSANTDLELEKTRRNFFAASSCGICGKASIDAVRARGVKTIQSQLRIEPEILCRIPEALRAGQQIFGRTGGLHAAGLFDANGKLILEREDIGRHNAVDKIIGWALMQGKQPLSDCLLMVSGRGGFEIVQKAAMAGVPVVASVSACSSLAVQFAREMGMTLIGFLRDQRFVIYSGGERLGLAAEQALRPVDS, from the coding sequence ATGGCAGCAGGCCCGCGCGATATTGATGTCACGCTGATTCACGAGTGGGCCGCTGGCCGTGTTCGCGCTGCGCAGGATTATCTGGCGGGCGAAGAGCCGCTGGAAATTCGCGCCAATGGGCGCGCGCTGAGCGTCACAATGCGCACGCCGGGCCACGATTTGGAATTGGCCGCGGGTTTTCTTTTCACCGAAGGGATCATTCAAACACGCGATCAGATTTTGTCCATCGCACATGCGCAGGAATGCAAGGCGGCAGAGCGCGGAAATATCGTCTTGGTCGAGTTATCCGCCAACACAGACCTCGAATTGGAGAAGACGCGAAGAAATTTTTTCGCCGCTTCGAGTTGCGGCATCTGCGGCAAGGCTTCCATCGACGCGGTGCGCGCCCGCGGAGTGAAAACGATTCAATCGCAATTGCGCATCGAGCCGGAAATTTTGTGCCGCATTCCGGAGGCGCTGCGCGCGGGACAGCAAATCTTCGGCCGCACGGGAGGGTTGCACGCGGCGGGATTGTTCGACGCGAACGGCAAGCTCATCCTCGAACGAGAAGACATTGGCCGCCACAACGCCGTGGATAAAATCATTGGCTGGGCGCTGATGCAAGGCAAGCAGCCGCTTTCCGATTGTCTGTTGATGGTCAGCGGGCGCGGCGGATTCGAAATTGTGCAGAAGGCCGCGATGGCGGGTGTGCCCGTTGTCGCGTCCGTTTCCGCATGTTCGAGCCTCGCAGTGCAATTCGCGCGCGAAATGGGTATGACGCTGATCGGTTTTCTGCGTGACCAGCGCTTCGTCATTTACTCAGGCGGCGAGCGCTTAGGGTTGGCTGCAGAGCAAGCTTTGCGGCCAGTGGATTCCTAG
- a CDS encoding YncE family protein, giving the protein MKTITGKNYFAFLAALFVLTLGMPVRAAEPIELVAKYPMPADVKGRFDHLSVDVRGNRLFLAAETAHEVLVFNLHTGKFIRAITGIGIPHAIFVREDLNRIFITDGGAGEVKMYNGRTYRLLGAAKLRVDSDSIGYDPATHFLYVVNGGGDAHETFSMLSVINTNTGRKVADIQIDGDTLEAMAIAKGSAKIYQNNPSKSEVDVINRETRRLLARWPVTMGKRNVAMAFDEASHRLFVACRSGVIVVFDSETGKELQTLPISTGVDDLIFDAQSKRIYASCGTAPGALFVYHEDDADHYSLLDKVSSAPGGKNEVLAPSLGRLFITVPPQGTAPGEVYVYAVQ; this is encoded by the coding sequence ATGAAAACAATTACGGGAAAAAACTATTTCGCATTTCTGGCAGCACTATTCGTCCTGACGCTTGGAATGCCCGTGCGCGCAGCCGAGCCTATCGAGCTCGTAGCGAAATATCCGATGCCGGCGGATGTGAAAGGCCGCTTCGACCATCTCAGTGTCGATGTGCGCGGCAATCGCCTGTTTCTTGCAGCGGAAACCGCTCATGAAGTTCTCGTCTTCAACTTGCACACCGGCAAATTTATCCGCGCCATCACCGGCATTGGGATTCCGCATGCCATCTTTGTGCGCGAGGACCTCAACCGCATTTTTATCACCGACGGCGGCGCCGGCGAGGTGAAGATGTACAATGGCCGGACTTATCGCTTGCTCGGCGCGGCAAAGCTCAGGGTCGATTCCGATTCCATCGGCTATGATCCCGCGACGCATTTTCTGTACGTCGTCAACGGCGGCGGCGATGCGCACGAAACTTTCTCCATGCTCAGCGTGATCAATACGAATACGGGAAGGAAAGTCGCGGACATCCAGATTGATGGCGACACGCTCGAAGCCATGGCTATCGCAAAAGGCAGCGCGAAGATCTACCAGAACAATCCTTCAAAGAGCGAAGTGGACGTGATCAACCGCGAAACTCGGAGACTTCTCGCGCGGTGGCCCGTCACGATGGGCAAGCGTAATGTGGCCATGGCTTTCGATGAAGCATCGCATCGGTTATTCGTTGCATGCCGCAGCGGTGTCATCGTTGTTTTCGATAGCGAAACGGGAAAAGAGCTTCAAACCTTGCCTATTTCCACGGGAGTTGACGACCTGATTTTCGATGCGCAATCGAAGAGGATTTACGCCTCGTGCGGCACTGCGCCCGGCGCGCTTTTCGTCTATCACGAGGATGACGCAGATCATTACTCGTTACTGGACAAAGTTAGTTCAGCGCCCGGCGGCAAGAATGAAGTTCTCGCGCCTTCGCTGGGACGCTTGTTCATTACCGTTCCTCCACAGGGCACGGCTCCGGGCGAGGTTTACGTGTACGCGGTTCAGTAA
- a CDS encoding ABC transporter ATP-binding protein, with amino-acid sequence MRKLSLTVPRGSIFGFLGPNGAGKSTSIKMLLGLVKPTSGQGYVLGAPAGNVEVRRKIGFLPEHFRFYDWLTPAELLRFHGRLCGMSAARLRERIPEMLDLVGLTPHRDKHVHDFSKGMMQRIGLAQALIHEPEIIFLDEPTSGLDPMGRRLVRDVIRAQRERGATVFLNSHLLSEVEITCDNVAFLKDGEVVAAKNLSALGQEEVRAVARVRKLSQQAIAGLAAWTTSVNLEGEQLIVTMRSAEIVPDVLRHLAASGADVYSFTPERASLEDLFMRIMGEDRGL; translated from the coding sequence GTGCGCAAGCTTTCGCTCACCGTGCCGCGCGGCTCCATCTTCGGATTTCTAGGGCCGAATGGCGCGGGGAAGAGCACGTCGATCAAAATGCTCCTGGGGCTGGTGAAGCCGACAAGCGGTCAAGGTTATGTGCTCGGCGCGCCCGCCGGAAACGTGGAAGTCCGCCGCAAAATCGGATTCCTGCCGGAACATTTCCGTTTTTATGACTGGCTGACGCCCGCCGAACTGCTGCGTTTTCACGGACGCCTTTGCGGAATGTCCGCCGCGCGGCTGCGCGAGCGCATTCCGGAAATGCTCGATCTCGTGGGACTCACGCCCCACCGCGACAAACACGTTCACGATTTCTCGAAGGGCATGATGCAGCGCATCGGTCTGGCGCAGGCGCTGATTCATGAACCGGAGATTATTTTTCTCGATGAGCCGACTTCGGGGCTCGATCCCATGGGGCGCCGGCTGGTGCGCGACGTGATTCGCGCGCAGCGCGAACGCGGCGCGACGGTGTTCTTGAATTCGCATTTGCTCAGCGAAGTGGAGATCACGTGCGACAACGTGGCCTTCCTCAAAGACGGCGAAGTAGTCGCTGCAAAAAATCTGAGCGCGCTTGGCCAGGAAGAGGTGCGCGCCGTCGCGCGTGTGCGAAAGCTTTCGCAGCAGGCAATCGCCGGGCTGGCCGCGTGGACCACTTCGGTGAATCTCGAAGGCGAGCAACTCATCGTCACGATGCGCTCGGCAGAGATTGTTCCGGATGTGCTCCGCCATCTCGCCGCTTCCGGCGCGGATGTTTATTCCTTCACGCCGGAACGCGCTTCGCTCGAGGATCTCTTCATGCGCATCATGGGGGAGGATCGCGGACTGTGA
- a CDS encoding ABC transporter permease, which produces MRGCWVMAGITFREAARKKILWTALLAGLGFLLLFGLALHFQMKDFDARSTAPFIRYEVLSSMLMIGLYVVDLLAVVMTILTSVDTISGEINSGTIHAIATKPVPRWQILLGKWVGFVGMIAAFVALTFGGTIAVAYGLSGVAPENPVHGALLVFLECLLVLSATLMFGTWFSTLTNGVIVLGLHGLAFMGGWLEQMSGFTESPRLVAVGIFTSLVMPSESIWRRAAFEMQTPLAGSLPFSPFANVSIPSGAMIGYAGFYLFVAFVIAIYHFGRRDL; this is translated from the coding sequence GTGAGAGGCTGCTGGGTCATGGCGGGAATCACGTTTCGCGAAGCCGCGCGCAAAAAAATTCTGTGGACGGCGCTGCTCGCCGGCCTCGGTTTCCTCCTACTGTTTGGGCTTGCGCTGCATTTTCAAATGAAGGATTTCGACGCGCGTTCGACTGCGCCGTTCATTCGATACGAAGTGCTCAGCTCCATGTTGATGATCGGGCTTTACGTCGTGGACCTGCTCGCCGTCGTGATGACGATCCTGACTTCCGTCGACACGATTTCGGGCGAAATCAATTCCGGCACGATTCATGCGATCGCCACGAAGCCCGTCCCGCGCTGGCAGATTCTTCTCGGCAAATGGGTTGGATTTGTGGGCATGATCGCCGCGTTCGTCGCGCTCACTTTCGGCGGGACAATCGCCGTCGCCTATGGTTTGAGCGGCGTGGCGCCCGAAAATCCTGTTCATGGCGCGCTGCTGGTTTTTCTGGAATGCCTGCTGGTCTTGAGCGCCACGCTGATGTTCGGCACCTGGTTTTCCACGCTGACAAATGGCGTCATCGTGCTCGGCCTTCACGGTCTCGCGTTCATGGGAGGATGGCTCGAGCAAATGAGCGGATTCACGGAAAGTCCCCGCCTGGTCGCGGTCGGCATCTTCACAAGCCTCGTGATGCCGAGCGAATCGATTTGGCGTCGCGCCGCGTTCGAAATGCAAACGCCGCTGGCGGGCTCGCTGCCTTTCTCGCCATTCGCCAATGTCTCGATTCCGAGCGGAGCCATGATCGGCTACGCGGGATTTTATCTATTCGTTGCGTTCGTCATCGCAATCTATCACTTTGGCCGTCGCGATTTGTGA
- a CDS encoding VOC family protein, which yields MKKITAVLIVERVEPCVTFWERLGFKKTVEVPDGDSLAFAALSKDNAEVMYQTYASVEKDPDALKSFAKGPTFLYVEVENLEDTIAALKNAEVVMPVRTTFYGAKEIGVKDPGGHIITFAQFAAAAQG from the coding sequence GTGAAAAAAATCACTGCGGTATTAATCGTGGAGCGAGTGGAGCCGTGCGTCACATTCTGGGAACGGCTGGGTTTCAAGAAAACCGTGGAAGTGCCTGACGGAGACAGCCTCGCCTTTGCCGCGCTGAGCAAGGACAACGCTGAAGTGATGTATCAGACCTATGCGAGCGTGGAAAAGGATCCGGATGCGCTGAAATCGTTCGCGAAAGGCCCGACTTTTCTTTATGTCGAGGTGGAAAATCTGGAGGATACGATCGCGGCGTTGAAAAATGCGGAGGTGGTGATGCCGGTGCGGACGACGTTCTATGGCGCGAAAGAAATCGGTGTGAAAGATCCGGGCGGGCACATCATCACATTCGCGCAGTTCGCAGCGGCGGCGCAGGGGTAG